In the Anastrepha obliqua isolate idAnaObli1 chromosome 1, idAnaObli1_1.0, whole genome shotgun sequence genome, one interval contains:
- the LOC129253308 gene encoding multiple coagulation factor deficiency protein 2 homolog isoform X1, whose translation MCKMLNFVNFIICIATFSQTMEPCLAIKRGPHHPRSEQSKTRKVDQHLTHEEHRIDDDLKDMGINVNLEDMSDEEKNFYYFKIHDSDNNNALDGLEMLQAAIHQDEHFKKVDRDNFLHNASEELNHIIEVIDEFLQIADANKDGFLHYAEYVKAVTGAPEGQ comes from the exons atgtgtaaaatgttgaattttgtaaattttataatatgcaTCGCCACATTTAGTCAGACGATGGAGCCTTGTTTGGCTATAAAACGTGGTCCCCATCATCCACGCAGTGAACAATCGAAAACACGTAAAGTGGACCAGCATTTGACGCACGAGGAGCA TCGCATTGATGACGATCTCAAGGATATGGGCATAAATGTGAATTTGGAGGACATGTCCGATGAGGAAaagaatttttactattttaag ATCCATGACAGCGACAATAACAATGCACTTGATGGGCTCGAGATGCTGCAAGCGGCCATACATCAGGACGAGCATTTCAAAAAGGTCGATCGCGACAATTTTCTACACAACGCCAGTGAAGAACTAAATCATATCATTG AGGTTATTGATGAGTTCCTGCAAATTGCGGATGCTAATAAGGATGGCTTTCTGCACTATGCGGAGTACGTGAAGGCGGTCACAGGGGCACCAGAGGGACAATAG
- the LOC129253308 gene encoding multiple coagulation factor deficiency protein 2 homolog isoform X2 yields MCKMLNFVNFIICIATFSQTMEPCLAIKRGPHHPRSEQSKTRKVDQHLTHEEHRIDDDLKDMGINVNLEDMSDEEKNFYYFKIHDSDNNNALDGLEMLQAAIHQDEHFKKVDRDNFLHNASEELNHIIGFTYSRGY; encoded by the exons atgtgtaaaatgttgaattttgtaaattttataatatgcaTCGCCACATTTAGTCAGACGATGGAGCCTTGTTTGGCTATAAAACGTGGTCCCCATCATCCACGCAGTGAACAATCGAAAACACGTAAAGTGGACCAGCATTTGACGCACGAGGAGCA TCGCATTGATGACGATCTCAAGGATATGGGCATAAATGTGAATTTGGAGGACATGTCCGATGAGGAAaagaatttttactattttaag ATCCATGACAGCGACAATAACAATGCACTTGATGGGCTCGAGATGCTGCAAGCGGCCATACATCAGGACGAGCATTTCAAAAAGGTCGATCGCGACAATTTTCTACACAACGCCAGTGAAGAACTAAATCATATCATTG GTTTTACATATTCCAGAGGTTATTGA
- the LOC129241642 gene encoding uncharacterized protein LOC129241642: MLLQNWRFLVLSAFVALPQIRCAVFAYEVDRNNSLSEVIERPSGWLQAAQDMIASPAGHVVTQVAKELINRSTGNSQVLSLNLTNLLIIILLKILIFAAGMLGAGHWNGYGYGYGHARSAEEDINFGLSDGEDYLITGFLAAQGIGLDDCLYAAACASPNVAYEYAKAAKALIEGIEKYEGNAFNNPRYNDLIGLLEKAAYDGYRGLPCNRSSKCDILL; the protein is encoded by the exons ATGTTGTTGCAAAATTGGCGTTTCCTTGTGTTGTCCGCGTTTGTTGCGCTACCGCAGATTCGTTGTGCAGTTTTCGCTTACGAAGTGGATCGGAATAATAGTTTGAGTGAAGTGATCGAACGGCCCTCAGGTTGGCTGCAAGCGGCTCAGGATATGATCGCTAGTCCGGCGGGACATGTGGTGACGCAAGTTGCCAAGGAGCTGATCAATCGATCGACAGGCAATAGTCAA GTACTCAGTCTGAATCTTACGAATCTGCTGATAatcattttgttaaaaatattaatatttgctgCCGGCATGTTGGGCGCTGGACATTGGAATGGCTATGGATATGGTTATGGACATGCGCGGAGTGCAGaag agGATATCAACTTCGGCCTGAGTGACGGCGAAGATTACCTCATCACTGGTTTCTTAGCTGCGCAAGGCATAGGATTGGACGATTGCCTGTATGCGGCGGCTTGTGCCAGCCCTAATGTGGCCTACGAATATGCTAAGGCAGCAAAAGCACTAATTGAGGGCATCGAAAAGTACGAGGG CAACGCCTTCAACAACCCCCGCTACAATGATCTAATAGGTCTGCTGGAGAAGGCCGCTTACGATGGTTATCGCGGTTTGCCCTGCAACAGATCATCGAAGTGCGATATTCTGCTATGA